GGCCAACGTTACTAGAAATAACATGTTTATGTTTACTATTGGCAACAGCACCTTATTTGTTTAGGGATACAAGcgaaaaaggattaaaaaagAATAGTACTTTCagtaatgcaaaaaaaacctaaataCTAAAAAGAACCTAGGCTTATTctaaaaaaataatacattcTCATATCTTATCTTTTGCTACAAATATTAACATATCTTTTCCTGCGTctcttctttttttaaatttttcattcataTAATATTTCAACGCTAACATAAAAAatgagcaaataaaaacgCGTTTGTAATTTAAACTCCTGCTAGCAATCAAGTTCATTTGAAGAAGAAGAGGATATACAGCCCGAGCAAACGGTAGGCTTTAACACAATATGTTTGACTATGATTTGCATCGTTGTTCGCCAATGGCATGCACCCTGTCATTTTCCTTCCAATACACTTCTTGGTTGCATTATACATGATTGAAAGTTTATCGGTGATTGGTTTGATTTAGGATGAATGGTTAAAAGGTTGACTGataaaaaggtgttgttttaCGTTATTATTAGTTATGAAGTATTTTGAAGTATTATGAAGTATTGAAAAGTATTTTCCTGTACCAAAACTATTACGCATTCACAGCTATGCATGCGCACTGTCTATCAGAATGGTATTTTTCTGTCGGattgatttcgttttatttatggTGTTTGTGTAATTTAATCGACTTTCTTTAAGAAATAATCATCTTAACAATGAACAAAAAATAGTTGGGAGACTTGTTTTGTACAACAGCTACGTTTACTAGATTTTACCATGTGTATTGTTTACTTGCATGGGTGTCTTTTTAAGCACACCCGAGCCTATTATTAACCAACTAAAACAGTATGACGAGTTCATCATTTAAGACGATTATACATTCTACAATTTTTCAGAAATCGCATATATTTGAAAACTTATTGAATATTTTCATATACTTTTCTATTCCTATGGTAcatgtattatttttattttattttttgttttataataaaCATTTCACTTCGTTTTCGCTTAGTTATTTGCTTTTTTCCTCAACTGTTCCGCAATAATAATTATTGTATCTTGATGTTCAATACGTTTCCTCACAATCAACCACACATCGATTATTTGCGAACCCCGAAAACTGCTGCGTTCAACTCTGGATCTGTTTCTCACCACTCCATTAGAACTCTACGCAAGCTGTGATCCGTTTTCAGAACCTAAAGGCTAGCATGGCATCGAACAACGTGCAGCAGCATAACACAAACCGAGCAACGATTAGTCACATCAGCAGTCGAGCGGACGTACAAGGAGTAGGTCCTGTCGCTAGCCGCAAcggtaaataaattatataataatttaaaaagttCGGAGGAGGCTGGAAGTAAATGTGCTGAGGACATGTGCGCCGGAGCGCTGTCTTGCTGTAAAATCACTTTACTGCGTCTTCGGAACCATTCCAGTTTTTTCCACCAAtgtcaaatttaaatttatcatttcttATCGGTAACAATCTGTATTTGGCGTTTGACCCGGTTTTTATTAATAGTAGTTCATGGTACATCATCCCCTTCTCATCCCACCCTATACactcatttttcatccccagtGTTAATCCGTGGCAAAACCGGCTTCTTTTGGTGCTATTGAAGAAAGGTTTCATAAATggtttttttgcctttcgctaaatttattttgcaccgAGATTTTCCGAGCTTCTGGATCTTTCCCGTGGTTTCCAAATGATGATAAATTGCTATTTGGGATACATTCTTTGTTGCTCAATATTTGTTGTACTCAATAATATTGTTTTGTGTCTTGCAATTTCCCGTTTTCAAACCTTTTCACTACACCAAGATCGTCCTTCAGATCAAAATCATCTCTTTTGAATTGCAGAAACCATCTCTTACATCTATCGTTCGTGGTTACATCGGTGCGGTGCATCAAGCTTACACAAGCAAACGATGTGCTTGGACCGCTTTTCCTTCAAAtgcaaaagtaaaagtgaCGAATTCCGCGAATGCACTTTGTTCGGAACGAATGTATCAAATTATATACGTAATATATAAAATATTATATACGTATATATCAAATTGGAGAAGTGCATAGAAGGCTGCTAGCAAACATCTAAACCATCAATGGGTGGGCCATCTAAGGTTTcttgttttcatttggttataaaaaaacagatgaatatttttcgatggttaaACAAGACATTTACGtataaaatacagttttgggtgcagaaaatggggaaatatgaaaaacttattttcaaATGGTGAGTCgtcaactcaaactgtacgaaatttgaaaaccTTTTTTCATTTGAGCTCATTTCTACCTCGGTGAGtttgttaataagcagaattgtcgtgTTTGGGTTTCGGAAAACCCATATGTCATGTAAGCCAATGTACCCACAACGCAAGAAGCAAATGtacccacaacgagtgacaaTTTTGGCCGACGGTCTACCATCggtccatttgttttttgaaagtAAAGAAGGAGTCGCCGAGGAAGGATTGCCGAGTTAGGCAAATTGCTATTACcgaccagatacaatcgaaaatgtattcaaaattagggcgaccgaatgggctactgccaagccaattgTGGTGCACATTTGACACATTTCACATTTCGTAAAAAATGTgttgaatgaacctttcaaataaaagttcaagtgTCAATGGCCGTTTAGCccgttttttaaataaccaaataaaaaaaacaaattttacaTGCATATATCTGTGGGGCTACACGAtccgtaaaatataaaacgtaaaaaaattgtgacgtgaaatcgatcagcttgtgtaCAAACCTTTGTGCTTCAGCGGACTCTGTGAAACATTGAACGTAAAACGTAAAACCgagtgtttgtttacaaacgctggtggttttacgttttacgttttatgtCTCACAGAGTCCGCTGAGGCACAAAGGTTTTGGcacaagctgatcgatttcACGTCACAAaattttttacgttttatattttacggaTCGTGTGGCCACCCAGTATGGGTATGcggttcaatttattttttatggaGTTGATATGATGGTGATGGCTATCAGCAACGGTCATACAGTAATGTTAATGATGGCAGAAGCATTTGTTTATATCGCGAAGTAGTTCTTGGAACTGTGTTCACGAAGTAGACTTAACTTAAAATAGAGTTTAAGCGACTTTGATTGTTGATAGCAAATATTCAAAAAATATGTATCATGTCTTTGTATCGATGTATCGATCGATGTAAAGATGATAAGATAATTAAGGTTTTACATTGCCATGCGTAAGTTTCGTTTAAGCTTTATAAAATTCGTCTTTGCTCTGCCGCGAAAGTGTAATTTCATGTAATGAAAATATCCACTAAATCAGTTATTGGTTCCGGACGCGCAAGAAACGATCCCTTGGCGATCATTGTTCAATGATTGTGGCATCACATACGAAGAGACACGCCTCCCGAATGATAACAGATGTATGTACTACAGAGCGAAAGTGGCAAGGGGGGTAGACATGTTTGCTTTACGTTGTTGAACTCTCTCGTAATTTTCTCGATTCATGAAGGCAGTTGAAATCATTTACGGGCATTACCGCACGTCCAGTTTGGtgctttggtttggttgtATTTCTGAAGGCATCATCGGTGGAGTTCGGCGTTCGAGACCCAGCTATGGGATCATCAGGTGCGGATTATGTATCGTAGAGATAGTTTGAGCAATACCTGCAGCTTCATTCTACGCCGATACGCATTATGTTCCTCTGGCGTATAACAGTACACACTTCACGTTGGTATTGAAAACTCTGATCTTGCTACGGCCGATGATGCGCTTTGATTGCCAGATATTTCTTAAACTAGCATAGGCAGCCCTCGCCTTCTTGTTCCGTGCACCTAAGTCGATCTTAGTTCTGTCGGCCGACGCTATTTGACTTCCAAGATATTGAAAATATTCGACTTTTTCTACTACTTCTGTAAAGTTGGGTTGGTTGACTGTGTTGACATCTAAAGATTGGGCCGTGGAGGTATTCCATGACGCAGGCCAAGatcgctcggcggttgtagccggataagaagaagaagaagaagaagaagaagaagaagaagaagaagacagaTTCATCACAAGATTGATTCATCataattttgatttcgttAGATGTTTTCTAAACCAGAAAAATAGCAGCTTGTTGCTGGGTTTATGAAATACTTTGTTAAACGGTACTAAAATTGATCAGTTAGTTAAAAAAATGATTGCTTTGGGAACAATTTTTGTAACAACTACTTCCAGAATTCTGATTTCTGTGTGATGTTTAACCCTTTTCGTAGATATTCATCGAAATGATCGACTGACGATTGTACATggtaaaaaagaaacagaaccGCCTATTGAGAGTAAGACACAATCAAAGGTAGGCGTAAAGGTAATGGAAACACACTAGTGTGTTCCTTTTAATGCGATAGCAATAAGATGAGTGTTTATTTAATTCGACCGTTTCTTGTCAATTCTTTCTGTAGACTAACGCACGTGTCATGCAGGTGGCGgtgcaacaacagcaacaggctCCTGCGCAAAATAATGTTGCCTTGAATACGACTGTTGCCGGATCAATTCCTAGACGATCATCGTGCGTAGTGACTGTCGGCTTGATGGAGGAGAATCGTATCAAACAGCGTGACAAATTCAAGGTGTTGcgtgagaagaaaaatgctTTGATGAACCAGGACGGTGGTAATCCTAATTGGGAATTTGCGAACATGATTCGCGAGTACCAAAACACGCTTGACTTTCGACCTCTAACGGACGGACAACCGGTAGAGAATCATCAGATTACGGTGTGCGTCCGAAAGCGTCCGCTAAGTCAGAAGGAGCTGGCGCGCAAAGAAATCGACGTGATTTGCGTGCCGAACCAAAACACATTAATTGTACACGAACCCAAAACAAAAGTCGATTTGACTAAGTATCTCGATAATCAGAAGTACCGATTCGATTACATTTTTGATGAAACATGCGCCAACGAAATGGTTTACAAGTAAGTGATAAGTGAGCGATGACTCATTCGTTCAGCTCATTCGTTCAAAAGTTCACAGTTTGATAGCAGTATTAAACAattatttaataattaattgtgAATTGTAAAACGTGTTTTATGTAAACTATTCTCTTTCGATCTCTGTCTcgttctctctttttcttctcgccTGTCTTGATTGCCAGCTACACGGCCAAGCCTTTGGTGCAGTCCGTGTTTGAAGGGGGTATGGCCACCTGTTTCGCTTATGGTCAGACAGGTTCCGGAAAGACGCACACCATGGGTGGAAATTTCACTGGCAAGACGCAGGATAGCAAGAGTGGCATCTATGCTCTGGCAGCGAAGGACGTTTTTGAATATTTGCACAGCCCACAGTATAGTCACAAAAATTTAGCAGTTTCGGCTAGCTTTTTCGAGATTTACAGTGGGAAGGTAAGTATTTTTCTCTGGACAGTGGGCTTATGTTTAGGTacatttgatttcattttgttttgcgtttcactTCTTCATTGAAAAAGGTTTTTGATTTACTGTCGAACAAACGCAAAATTCGTGTTCTGGAAGATGGCAAACGGCAAGTTCAACTAATCGGTTTAATGGAAAAGGAAGTACATTCGGTGGACGATGTTCTCGCTGTTATTAGCGCAGGGAACAGTGTACGAACGTCTGGCCAAACGGCGGCCAATGCGAATTCTTCCCGTTCGCATGCCATTTTCTCGCTGACGTTACGTGCCCGCGGTTCTACTAAGACCGACGGCAAGTTTTCTTTCATCGATCTGGCGGGCAACGAGCGGGGCGCAGACACCTCGTCCGAGGACCCGCGGACCCGCTCGGAGAGTTCCGACATTAACAAATCTCTGCTCGCTCTAAAGGAGTGTATCCGGGCGCTAGGTCGTCAGAGTCACTTACCATTCCGTGGTAGCACCCTAACGCTTGTACTGCGTGATTCATTTGTCGGTGAGAACACTAAAACATGCATGATAGCGATGATCGCGCCTGGGATGACTTCCTGCGAACATACGCTAAATACGCTTCGGTATGCACACCGTGCCAAGGAACTTGTGGCACTCGATCCGTCCAACTGTCCAGAGGGTGTCGAATTAAGCGAGAACGACGAACATAtgaatggtggtggtttgaCGAACCGGAATGATCTAGCACTAGTACGGGCGCTGAACGTGAGTATAGCGGCGGTGATTTTTCGGCTTATATACTCGCTTTTCGCCACTATACAAACACAgatatttatttcgatttgAAGGAACATGAAATGTCAGTGGAAATGTATAACCACCATACGGCCATATCGGAGTTACAGCAAAAGGAAGAGGAGGTTGTGGACAGTCATCAGCGGATACACGAGTTGCTTGAGAAATGCTTCAACGAATCCAGGGAACTCCTAAATCTAACTAATACTGTAGACTATGATCAACATGGTAAGCATATAGTTACacatttcggtttcttttGCACAATGCAGTTCTAATAATTCAAATCTTCTCTTTATGCAATGCTGCAGCTTATGGAAAACGTGGGAAGGAACTTTTTACCTTGCTTGCGGAAAATATGGAAATTATAATGATGAAAAATCTAATGTCTGAATTCGAGGCTAAGCTAAAACAGGAGGAAATAGTGTCGAGGGCTAACAAATCAAACCGTCACCAGAAATAGTAACCCCTTCGATGAAAGGattcttattttttttatttctgtttctttgtattacattttttattgttttaattttgtatgCTGCATTTGCGTTGATCGCACATAATTGAATTtatatttcaaaaataaaatacatgGAAAGTACTTATTTTCTAATtcgcatttttattttcaactgTTAGAACCGACAGAGCCGTATTCAGCAACttttgcatttaatttgatGCACTTTCAGAGTTCGAACTGTAGCTTTCGGCACCTATGTAAAGCGTCGATAAATCGGCAGAGCGTAGCCAGATGATTTGACCTGAACCGACAACACTTATTTTCATTTAGTCGATCACACAAGCGGTGCTATGCGAGGTCTGATCAAAatttttcgcgacatttgaatttctgcgggctacgtatatccgattttctcgatgttgctacacatgtcagtggcttatggtgaaaagttcgaccattttgagtgatcagACAATTTTTGATAGCTGTTTAGCTTGGTCGTGCCTTGGTTCATCGTTGCGTATCGTCGTTCTTTCATGCTCCCCTTCAATttccggaaaaagaaaaagtcacatggggccagatctggagaACACGGTGcctttggcatcattagtgtggtgttttggtaaaaaaatcgcgcagaaaccacgatgtgtgggCCACGACCAGGGTcgcgacaaccaattttggttttcccacaaatccgtacgtttgtgacggattgctgCCGGCGAATTGCGCAGAACTTGCAGGTAACATTCGTTATTGACCGTTGTATCTTTTGGCAGCAACTCATGATGCAtcacgaccctgcaatcgaagaaaactgtaagcaaaactgtaagcaaaactgttcagattcgaccaaacttggcttttcgacgttcacattttctcggccctctgaaaaaaaagggaaccacCGACAAGCgttgcttttggtcttaatagctaATGCCaaagtcaacatttcgaatcgCGTTCGTTGTCAACATTTCGTTGCGTGCTCgttcttaatttcgtttttcacacaaacataacgtcacaaaaaaaaatcgaaaatcggatatacgtacccctcggaaattcaaatgtcgcgaaaatgtttgatcGGCCCTTGCATTTTTGTTATGGCTATTGTGAACGTTGATGATAATGCGAAAGAGTTTTACTGTTTGCTTCAATATAATATTTAATCATAGATGTTATAGAAAGAAAGTAacgtgaagtttttttttgtttaattcatTAACAATAATGAGTGGTACAGATTTAATTGGGAAAAGTATCGTCTTTGAATGCATCCTGAACAAACCATGATATATTGCAGGAATACAAAATACGATTGTACATCGAAATGAATTTAGGGTATTTAAAGGCGATTAAAACTTAAATTAGTGATTTTGTTCTTCGAGATGGATTTTTACATACTTTGTGTATGCTGTTTACTGGACGTATGTTTTGGGTACTGAATTTCAGAGCACAAGTAAGGAGTACAGAATTTATAAAATTATCTTGAAAGTGTTAGATTGCATTGCGTGTTTACATTTGAACTGGTATTTATTTGCAAACGTTTGTTACTAGAACAACTAGCTCAGATTTCAGTGTAGAACATCATAAAGAACTACAATGAGTGGTAgatttcaaaacaaatagaTGGTAAGATGAATGATTGAATATGGTCGAAAAAATATAGAAGGCTACTCAACATGGAAGATAGAAAGAAAATTTGGACGATATGGAACatggaataaaataaaaaaataggggatttgaaaatattgaaatgtaaAAAGATTAACGATTCGAGTGTTTCTTCATGATCTTTACTATTATCATATAGTATGGCTATAAACAGAACAGAATCATATTGAAATGCCGTTTCATGCATCATCTCGGCGTCAATGCGTCGTTATATGATCATAAGTTATTTACGATTTGTATGTAAACAAAGGTTAAAAGACATTGAATTAAACAAATTCAACTCAATaaaaagaataaacaaaaaaataattcttGAAATATTATCAATCTAGGTAATTATTATAGTTATTATGATGCTAACGTACCTCATCTTGTATCGCATAAAAAGGTGATAAAATTTGAGAACAAGAAActatgtaaaacaaaatgatcaTTGAAACCGTTAAAAATTTGAAGTTTTAAGTGGTTGCCAATTACATTACATGAAagaaaggttttttttatgtttaagttgcacttagcacaggcagacccgccgtcaaaaatgtcgataatcacagaaataattaaagttgaccagcattttagtaatcgaagcatcggccaggagctaaagattaacc
This window of the Anopheles cruzii chromosome X, idAnoCruzAS_RS32_06, whole genome shotgun sequence genome carries:
- the LOC128274799 gene encoding kinesin-like protein KIF2A isoform X2; translation: MEGFESGSIVNIMRSDGRVHSAMVSRVHESTRSVTVEWYERGETKGKEIDFETLLELNQTMHSTQSDVSAAPSAAPIDGKKVMPKEQPTPGPVARQSSSFEEEEDIQPEQTNSTQAVIRFQNLKASMASNNVQQHNTNRATISHISSRADVQGVGPVASRNDIHRNDRLTIVHGKKETEPPIESKTQSKTNARVMQVAVQQQQQAPAQNNVALNTTVAGSIPRRSSCVVTVGLMEENRIKQRDKFKVLREKKNALMNQDGGNPNWEFANMIREYQNTLDFRPLTDGQPVENHQITVCVRKRPLSQKELARKEIDVICVPNQNTLIVHEPKTKVDLTKYLDNQKYRFDYIFDETCANEMVYNYTAKPLVQSVFEGGMATCFAYGQTGSGKTHTMGGNFTGKTQDSKSGIYALAAKDVFEYLHSPQYSHKNLAVSASFFEIYSGKVFDLLSNKRKIRVLEDGKRQVQLIGLMEKEVHSVDDVLAVISAGNSVRTSGQTAANANSSRSHAIFSLTLRARGSTKTDGKFSFIDLAGNERGADTSSEDPRTRSESSDINKSLLALKECIRALGRQSHLPFRGSTLTLVLRDSFVGENTKTCMIAMIAPGMTSCEHTLNTLRYAHRAKELVALDPSNCPEGVELSENDEHMNGGGLTNRNDLALVRALNEHEMSVEMYNHHTAISELQQKEEEVVDSHQRIHELLEKCFNESRELLNLTNTVDYDQHAYGKRGKELFTLLAENMEIIMMKNLMSEFEAKLKQEEIVSRANKSNRHQK
- the LOC128274799 gene encoding kinesin-like protein KIF2A isoform X1 — protein: MEGFESGSIVNIMRSDGRVHSAMVSRVHESTRSVTVEWYERGETKGKEIDFETLLELNQTMHSTQSDVSAAPSAAPIDGKKVMPKEQPTPGPVARQSSSFEEEEDIQPEQTNSTQAVIRFQNLKASMASNNVQQHNTNRATISHISSRADVQGVGPVASRNDIHRNDRLTIVHGKKETEPPIESKTQSKVGVKTNARVMQVAVQQQQQAPAQNNVALNTTVAGSIPRRSSCVVTVGLMEENRIKQRDKFKVLREKKNALMNQDGGNPNWEFANMIREYQNTLDFRPLTDGQPVENHQITVCVRKRPLSQKELARKEIDVICVPNQNTLIVHEPKTKVDLTKYLDNQKYRFDYIFDETCANEMVYNYTAKPLVQSVFEGGMATCFAYGQTGSGKTHTMGGNFTGKTQDSKSGIYALAAKDVFEYLHSPQYSHKNLAVSASFFEIYSGKVFDLLSNKRKIRVLEDGKRQVQLIGLMEKEVHSVDDVLAVISAGNSVRTSGQTAANANSSRSHAIFSLTLRARGSTKTDGKFSFIDLAGNERGADTSSEDPRTRSESSDINKSLLALKECIRALGRQSHLPFRGSTLTLVLRDSFVGENTKTCMIAMIAPGMTSCEHTLNTLRYAHRAKELVALDPSNCPEGVELSENDEHMNGGGLTNRNDLALVRALNEHEMSVEMYNHHTAISELQQKEEEVVDSHQRIHELLEKCFNESRELLNLTNTVDYDQHAYGKRGKELFTLLAENMEIIMMKNLMSEFEAKLKQEEIVSRANKSNRHQK